The Candidatus Woesearchaeota archaeon genome window below encodes:
- a CDS encoding ATP phosphoribosyltransferase regulatory subunit, with amino-acid sequence VGVNNRKFLLSLFVAQGIPEDKLESAMMSIDKLDKQSVDDIVKETNEKGIPEDAIRKLLDLLRYQGSNEEKLNFFASQLFVDDPGIVELRELLSYFANDTRVQFVPTLARGLGYYTGTVLEVYSQDKPEIGSVGGGGRYDDLIEGYLESAGQSTGDRSFPAIGISFGLDRIVDVLKQLGQAEMKKTNVQLFIAPISTQQESYAIAQEFRKAGIAVDMDLMKRGPSKNFAYADAYNIPFVAVIGENEINEGVITLKDMSTGNEEKISVADAIAKLQAYQA; translated from the coding sequence GGTGGGCGTGAATAATAGAAAATTCTTACTGAGTCTTTTTGTAGCACAAGGCATTCCTGAAGACAAACTCGAAAGCGCTATGATGAGCATTGACAAACTTGACAAACAAAGTGTAGATGACATTGTCAAAGAAACAAACGAGAAAGGCATACCTGAAGATGCAATTAGAAAACTACTTGACTTACTACGCTACCAAGGAAGCAACGAAGAAAAACTTAACTTCTTTGCAAGCCAACTCTTTGTTGATGACCCTGGAATAGTAGAACTTCGCGAATTACTTTCTTATTTTGCAAACGATACTAGAGTGCAATTCGTTCCAACCCTCGCGCGAGGACTGGGGTATTACACCGGAACAGTTCTAGAAGTGTATTCGCAAGATAAACCAGAAATAGGTTCTGTAGGTGGAGGTGGACGATACGATGATCTTATCGAAGGCTACCTGGAATCTGCTGGGCAGAGTACTGGTGACAGAAGTTTTCCTGCAATTGGTATTAGCTTTGGTCTAGACAGAATTGTAGATGTTCTCAAACAACTAGGACAAGCAGAGATGAAAAAAACAAATGTGCAACTTTTCATCGCGCCAATTAGCACGCAACAAGAAAGTTATGCAATAGCCCAAGAATTTAGGAAAGCAGGCATAGCAGTTGATATGGACTTGATGAAGCGAGGACCATCAAAGAATTTTGCTTACGCAGATGCATACAACATACCATTTGTAGCAGTGATTGGTGAGAATGAAATCAATGAAGGCGTTATCACACTTAAAGATATGAGT